In one window of Myotis daubentonii chromosome 13, mMyoDau2.1, whole genome shotgun sequence DNA:
- the BUB3 gene encoding mitotic checkpoint protein BUB3: protein MTGSNEFKLNQPPEDGISSVKFSPNTSQFLLVSSWDTSVRLYDVPANSLRLKYQHSGAVLDCAFYDPTHAWSGGLDNQLKMHDLNTDQENLVGTHDAPIRCVEYCPEVNVMVTGSWDQTVKLWDPRTPCNAGTFSQPEKVYTLSVSGDRLIVGTAGRRVLVWDLRNMGYVQQRRESSLKYQTRCIRAFPNKQGYVLSSIEGRVAVEYLDPSPEVQKKKYAFKCHRLKENNIEHIYPVNAISFHNIHNTFATGGSDGFVNIWDPFNKKRLCQFHRYPTSIASLAFSNDGTTLAIASSYMYEMDDTEHPEDGIFIRQVTDAETKPKST from the exons ATGACCGGCTCTAACGAGTTCAAGCTGAACCAGCCGCCCGAGGACGGCATCTCGTCGGTGAAGTTCAGCCCCAACACGTCGCAGTTCCTGCTGGTGTCGTCCTGGGACACGTCGGTGCGGCTCTACGACGTGCCGGCCAACTCGCTGCGGCTCAAGTACCAGCACTCGGGCGCCGTCCTGGACTGCGCCTTCTAC GACCCAACACATGCCTGGAGCGGGGGATTAGATAATCAGTTGAAAATGCATGACCTGAACACTGATCAAG AAAACCTCGTCGGGACTCATGATGCCCCTATCAGATGTGTTGAATACTGCCCAGAAGTCAATGTGATGGTTACTGGGAGCTGGGATCAGACCGTGAAGTTGTGGGACCCCAGGACTCCTTGCAATGCTGGCACCTTCTCTCAGCCTGAAAAG GTGTACACCCTCTCGGTCTCTGGAGACAGGCTGATCGTGGGCACGGCGGGCCGCAGGGTGCTGGTGTGGGACCTGCGCAACATGGGCTACGTGCAGCAGCGCCGCGAGTCCAGCCTCAAGTACCAGACGCGCTGTATCCGGGCCTTTCCCAACAAGCAG GGCTATGTGTTGAGCTCTATCGAAGGCCGCGTGGCGGTGGAGTACTTGGACCCAAGCCCTGAGGTGCAGAAGAAGAAGTATGCCTTCAAGTGCCACCGGCTGAAAGAGAACAACATTGAGCACATCTACCCGGTCAATGCCATTTCCTTCCACAACATCCACAACACATTTGCCACAG GTGGTTCTgatggatttgtaaatatttgggATCCGTTTAACAAAAAGCGACTGTGCCAGTTCCATCGGTACCCCACCAGCATCGCGTCCCTGGCCTTCAGCAACGATGGCACGACGCTGGCAATAGCATCATCGTATATGTATGAAATGGACGACACGGAGCATCCCGAAGACGGTATCTTCATTCGCCAAGTGACAGATGCAGAAACAAAACCCAA GTCCACCTAA
- the HMX2 gene encoding homeobox protein HMX2 isoform X2 encodes MGSKEDAGKRCPAAGGVSSFTIQSILGGGPSEAPREPAGWPARKRSLSVSSEEEEPDDGWKAPACCCPDPHGPQEPGPQHHPPIPFPCLGAPKGSGGAGPASSPHLPFLSPSHPDFKEEKERLLPAGSPSPGPERPRDSGAERPAGAAKKKTRTVFSRSQVYQLESTFDMKRYLSSSERACLASSLQLTETQVKTWFQNRRNKWKRQLSAELEAANMAHASAQTLVGLPLVFRDSSLLRVPVPRSLAFPAPLYYPGGNLSALPLYNLYNKLDY; translated from the exons ATGGGCAGCAAGGAAGATGCGGGCAAGAGGTGTCCGGCGGCCGGCGGCGTCTCCAGCTTCACCATTCAGTCCATCCTGGGCGGGGGCCCCTCCGAGGCACCGCGGGAGCCCGCCGGCTGGCCCGCCAGGAAGCGCAGCCTGTCCGTGTcctcggaggaggaggagccggacGACGGCTGGAAGGcgcccgcctgctgctgccccgACCCGCACGGCCCCCAGGAGCCCGGCCCCCAGCaccacccccccatccccttcccttgcCTGG GTGCCCCCAAGGGCAGCGGCGGCGCGGGGCCGGCGAGCTCGCCACAcctgcctttcctttctccttcgcACCCGGACTttaaggaagagaaggagaggctcctgcccgcGGGCTCGCCTTCGCCGGGCCCTGAGCGGCCGCGGGACAGCGGCGCCGAGCGGCCGGCGGGCGCCGCCAAGAAGAAGACGCGCACGGTCTTCTCGCGCAGCCAGGTGTACCAGCTCGAGTCCACCTTCGACATGAAGCGCTACCTGAGCAGCTCGGAGCGTGCCTGCCTGGCCTCCAGCCTGCAGCTCACCGAGACGCAGGTCAAGACTTGGTTCCAGAACCGGCGCAACAAGTGGAAGCGGCAGCTCTCGGCCGAGCTGGAGGCGGCCAACATGGCCCACGCGTCGGCGCAGACTCTGGTGGGGCTGCCGCTGGTGTTCCGGGACAGCTCGCTGCTGCGCGTGCCCGTGCCGCGCTCGCTCGCCTTCCCCGCGCCGCTCTACTACCCCGGCGGCAACCTCTCGGCCTTGCCGCTCTACAACCTCTACAACAAGCTCGACTACTGA
- the HMX2 gene encoding homeobox protein HMX2 isoform X1, which yields MQMRPRRRRAAGDRGAGGQSRGVRAGAGRAHPEPGGQGPRRSRPEPARPPRGGVVSPASPPPPPASLPAPPPACLPAPPSPPTVSKGSCWFPPISYEPRMGSKEDAGKRCPAAGGVSSFTIQSILGGGPSEAPREPAGWPARKRSLSVSSEEEEPDDGWKAPACCCPDPHGPQEPGPQHHPPIPFPCLGAPKGSGGAGPASSPHLPFLSPSHPDFKEEKERLLPAGSPSPGPERPRDSGAERPAGAAKKKTRTVFSRSQVYQLESTFDMKRYLSSSERACLASSLQLTETQVKTWFQNRRNKWKRQLSAELEAANMAHASAQTLVGLPLVFRDSSLLRVPVPRSLAFPAPLYYPGGNLSALPLYNLYNKLDY from the exons ATGCAAATGAggccgcgccgccgccgcgccgccgGGGACCGGGGAGCCGGCGGGCAGAGCAGGGGCGTCCGCGCTGGGGCCGGGCGGGCGCACCCAGAGCCCGGCGGGCAGGGACCCCGGCGCAGCCGTCCGGAGCCCGCGCGTCCCCCGCGCGGCGGGGTCGTCTCGCCAGcctcgccgccccctccccctgcctccctccccgcccctccccccgcctgcctTCCCGCACCACCTTCCCCTCCGACCGTCTCTAAAGGGAGTTGTTGGTTTCCTCCGATTTCTTATGAACCCAGGATGGGCAGCAAGGAAGATGCGGGCAAGAGGTGTCCGGCGGCCGGCGGCGTCTCCAGCTTCACCATTCAGTCCATCCTGGGCGGGGGCCCCTCCGAGGCACCGCGGGAGCCCGCCGGCTGGCCCGCCAGGAAGCGCAGCCTGTCCGTGTcctcggaggaggaggagccggacGACGGCTGGAAGGcgcccgcctgctgctgccccgACCCGCACGGCCCCCAGGAGCCCGGCCCCCAGCaccacccccccatccccttcccttgcCTGG GTGCCCCCAAGGGCAGCGGCGGCGCGGGGCCGGCGAGCTCGCCACAcctgcctttcctttctccttcgcACCCGGACTttaaggaagagaaggagaggctcctgcccgcGGGCTCGCCTTCGCCGGGCCCTGAGCGGCCGCGGGACAGCGGCGCCGAGCGGCCGGCGGGCGCCGCCAAGAAGAAGACGCGCACGGTCTTCTCGCGCAGCCAGGTGTACCAGCTCGAGTCCACCTTCGACATGAAGCGCTACCTGAGCAGCTCGGAGCGTGCCTGCCTGGCCTCCAGCCTGCAGCTCACCGAGACGCAGGTCAAGACTTGGTTCCAGAACCGGCGCAACAAGTGGAAGCGGCAGCTCTCGGCCGAGCTGGAGGCGGCCAACATGGCCCACGCGTCGGCGCAGACTCTGGTGGGGCTGCCGCTGGTGTTCCGGGACAGCTCGCTGCTGCGCGTGCCCGTGCCGCGCTCGCTCGCCTTCCCCGCGCCGCTCTACTACCCCGGCGGCAACCTCTCGGCCTTGCCGCTCTACAACCTCTACAACAAGCTCGACTACTGA